In Planctomycetia bacterium, one DNA window encodes the following:
- a CDS encoding flagellar assembly protein FliW, with amino-acid sequence MVIETSRFGGIEVDDQRFLNFPRGILGFPDDREFALIQTGENSAFYWMQAVHRPELAFVVCDPRMFLPDYQIAIKPEDLTQIGLSDTVGSQVFVIVNKVGETLTANLQGPLLINVATRVGKQLVLSEKKYTTRHELMKLPQRGVMARTA; translated from the coding sequence ATGGTTATTGAAACGTCACGGTTCGGAGGAATCGAAGTGGACGATCAACGCTTTTTGAATTTTCCGCGCGGCATCCTGGGTTTTCCCGACGATCGCGAGTTCGCCCTGATTCAGACGGGCGAGAACAGCGCGTTCTACTGGATGCAGGCGGTGCATCGGCCGGAGCTGGCCTTCGTGGTGTGCGATCCGCGGATGTTTCTTCCGGATTACCAGATCGCGATCAAGCCGGAGGATCTGACGCAGATCGGCTTGTCGGACACGGTCGGCTCGCAGGTGTTTGTGATCGTGAACAAGGTGGGCGAGACGTTGACGGCGAATCTTCAGGGTCCGCTGTTGATCAACGTGGCGACGCGCGTGGGCAAGCAGCTGGTGCTGTCGGAGAAGAAGTATACGACGCGCCATGAATTGATGAAGCTGCCGCAGCGCGGCGTCATGGCCCGGACGGCCTGA
- the csrA gene encoding carbon storage regulator CsrA — translation MLVLSRQRDETIMIGDDIEITIVDIRGDKVRLGITAPSHVAVHRKEVYDAIQRENRAAANIKPEDLPPDATRPGGNPPPGDGPRPPRGPRRG, via the coding sequence ATGCTGGTACTTTCGCGACAGCGCGATGAAACAATCATGATCGGCGACGATATCGAGATTACTATTGTCGATATCAGAGGAGACAAGGTGCGCCTGGGGATCACGGCCCCGTCGCACGTCGCTGTGCACCGGAAGGAAGTGTACGACGCGATCCAGCGGGAGAACCGCGCCGCGGCCAACATCAAGCCCGAGGACTTGCCTCCGGACGCGACGCGCCCGGGCGGCAACCCACCGCCGGGCGATGGGCCAAGGCCGCCGCGTGGACCGCGTCGGGGTTGA
- a CDS encoding flagellin, translated as MSRINTNTASITAARELTRSNDRLLTSLERLSSGLRINRGADDPAGLIISQNLRSEIESVRQAVANSQRAANVIATTEGALNEVAALLNDIQAKIVEAANVGAVSDDEIRANQLQIDSAIESITRIANTTTFGGRKLLNGALGYVTSGVNNAELTDLRINSVSFGTASYIPVTVNVIQSAQHAALQFQTSAVTSDVTIELAGPNGVTSLSFIAGTAASAIGAAINLVSDATGVRASLINNANAASGIVLESIAYGSDAFVQVTELGGTSGVFNTVDEFSNAVRRDTGRDVSATVNGASTLGKGLNLFLNTTSLSIELRLQEAFNTAGSSSFTITGGGAIFQLGPGVDTNQQVNIGVQSTAATNLGNLTVGYLSDIASGGSYSLLNGGAKQAGEIVAEAIRQVSIIRGRLGAFEKNTLDTNVNQLRITLENLTSAESTIRDLDFAQETSNLTRNQILVQAGTSILAVANQTPQNVLALLR; from the coding sequence ATGTCACGCATTAACACGAACACGGCCTCGATCACCGCGGCGCGCGAGCTGACGCGCTCCAACGACCGGTTGCTCACGTCGCTGGAGCGGCTCTCCAGCGGCCTGCGCATCAACCGCGGCGCCGACGACCCGGCAGGCTTGATCATCTCCCAGAACCTGCGGTCGGAAATCGAGAGCGTGCGCCAGGCTGTCGCCAACTCGCAGCGGGCCGCGAACGTGATCGCCACGACCGAAGGGGCGTTGAACGAGGTGGCCGCCCTGCTGAACGACATCCAGGCCAAGATTGTCGAAGCGGCCAACGTCGGCGCCGTCTCGGACGATGAAATCCGTGCCAACCAGCTTCAGATCGACTCGGCCATCGAGTCGATCACGCGCATCGCCAACACGACGACCTTCGGCGGGCGAAAGTTGCTCAACGGCGCGCTGGGGTATGTCACCAGCGGCGTCAACAACGCCGAGCTGACCGACCTGCGTATTAACAGCGTCTCGTTCGGCACCGCCAGCTACATCCCCGTGACGGTCAACGTCATCCAATCGGCGCAGCATGCGGCGCTGCAATTCCAGACCAGCGCCGTGACGTCGGATGTCACGATCGAACTGGCGGGTCCGAACGGGGTCACGTCCCTTTCGTTCATCGCCGGGACGGCGGCCAGCGCCATCGGCGCGGCGATCAATCTCGTCAGCGATGCCACCGGCGTGCGGGCGTCGCTCATCAACAACGCGAACGCCGCCAGCGGCATCGTCCTGGAGTCGATTGCTTACGGCAGCGATGCCTTCGTACAAGTCACCGAGCTGGGCGGCACGAGCGGCGTCTTCAATACGGTGGACGAATTCAGCAACGCGGTCCGGCGCGACACTGGTCGCGATGTTTCGGCCACGGTCAACGGCGCCAGCACCCTCGGCAAGGGACTCAATCTCTTCCTGAACACGACGAGCCTGTCGATCGAGCTGCGGCTGCAGGAGGCCTTCAACACGGCCGGGTCAAGCTCCTTCACGATCACCGGGGGCGGCGCGATCTTCCAGCTTGGCCCCGGAGTCGACACGAATCAGCAGGTGAACATCGGTGTCCAATCAACCGCGGCGACCAACCTCGGAAATCTGACCGTCGGGTATCTGTCGGACATCGCCAGCGGCGGGTCGTATTCGCTGCTCAACGGCGGCGCGAAGCAGGCGGGCGAGATCGTGGCCGAAGCAATACGACAGGTGTCGATAATCCGCGGCCGGCTCGGCGCGTTCGAGAAGAACACACTCGACACCAACGTGAACCAGCTTCGCATCACCCTGGAGAACCTGACCTCGGCGGAATCCACGATTCGCGATCTGGATTTCGCCCAAGAGACGAGCAATCTGACGCGAAATCAGATTCTCGTGCAGGCCGGGACAAGCATCCTGGCGGTGGCCAATCAGACGCCGCAGAACGTGCTGGCGCTGCTGCGCTAA